The sequence below is a genomic window from Anaerocolumna chitinilytica.
TAGGAGGTTATTCCGGTAAAGCCGTAAAACCCATAGCTCTTCGGTTCATTTATTCCATGAAGAATTGCAAAGAGCTAAAGAATATACCGGTTAGCGGCATGGGTGGCATTGAGACCTGGAGAGATGCGGCAGAATTCCTGGCACTTGGCTGTGAGAATATTCAGGTAACGACTTCCGTTATGCAGTACGGATACCGCATTATAGAAGATATGATAGAGGGAATGCAGCTTTATCTGAGTTCACAGGGCTTAAAAAGTATTTCAGATATTGTTGGAAAGGCACTTCCTAACATAATACCCGCAGAGGAATTAAACCGTGTGAGTATCTGCTATCCCAAGTTCAACCGTGAAAAATGTATTGGCTGCGGGAGGTGTTATATATCCTGTTATGACGGTGGGCATCAGGCCTTAAGACAGGACGAAGCAACAGGAAAACCGATTATGAATGCGGGAAAATGTGTCGGCTGCCATCTTTGTCTTGCAGTCTGCCCGGCAGAGGCAATTACCCCGGGAGTGAGGATAAGCAAACTGGCAGAGGCCACCGGCTAATAACTGCCACCGGTAAGTGACTGCCGTTGGTAAGTGACTGCCGTTGGTAAGTGACTGCCGTCAGCTAAGTGACTGCCACCGGTAAGTGACTGCCGCTGGTAAGTGAATGCCACCGGTTAAGTAAATGTTACTGGCTAAGTATATACTGCCGGTAAGCTTATGTTTAGTCAGGTTGTATAGGATAAACGAAAATGGAGGTAAATTAATATGGCATGCAGTTTCGTAAGAATGGAAGATAAAATAAAGACGTTCAGTAAATTCGGGGATACAAAAAAAGGAGGAATTACAAGGTTCTCCCTATCGGAAGAAGCCCTGGCGGCAAGAGCAGAATTTGTTCGGAGAATGGAAGCAATCGGCGCTGCAGTAGTGACAGATGATATGGCAAATATCTATGCCACTATTCCTGGAACAGAAGACTTACCGGCGATTTATTCAGGTTCCCATATGGACTCAGTAAGGCAAGGGGGGAATTATGATGGTATTCTTGGTGTAATCTCTGCCATGGAAGCAGCTGAGACCATAGTAAGTGAGAAGATTCCCCATAAGCACCCAATAACAGTGGTAGTATGGACCAATGAGGAAGGTGCCCGCTTTGAACCTGCTATGATGTCCTCCGGTGTTATTTGTGGAAAATTTGATAAAGCATCCATGCTGGCATCCGTTGCGAAGGATATCCCAGGTTATACTTTTGGTGAAGCCCTGGAGGCCAGCGGCTATAAAGGAGAAGAGAAGAACCGGATAACTCCTGAAAAATGTGCTGCCTTGGTAGAACTTCATATTGAGCAGGGACCGGTATTGGAAGCGGAAAACATAGACATCGGAATTGTAGAAGGTGTCTGTGGTATGATTAACTATGAATTCACACTCTCCGGTCAGGCAGGGCACGCCGGCACAACGCCGATGCCTTACAGGAGGGATGCACTGTACGCAGCAGCAAAAACAATTCAGTATATTCATGATGAACTGGATAAATTGGATAAGAAATTAGTATATACCACCGGAAAGATATCCTGCCATCCGAATATCCATACCATCATACCGGATGAAGTAAA
It includes:
- a CDS encoding Zn-dependent hydrolase; the protein is MACSFVRMEDKIKTFSKFGDTKKGGITRFSLSEEALAARAEFVRRMEAIGAAVVTDDMANIYATIPGTEDLPAIYSGSHMDSVRQGGNYDGILGVISAMEAAETIVSEKIPHKHPITVVVWTNEEGARFEPAMMSSGVICGKFDKASMLASVAKDIPGYTFGEALEASGYKGEEKNRITPEKCAALVELHIEQGPVLEAENIDIGIVEGVCGMINYEFTLSGQAGHAGTTPMPYRRDALYAAAKTIQYIHDELDKLDKKLVYTTGKISCHPNIHTIIPDEVKFTLDARHQDTDVIKQVLAVIESLPSVVEKCDLTYEKAWTRNTVAFTPELVNLVEKSAKEYGYTNRRIYSGPGHDAQFLIDIVPATMIFVPSIGGHSHCEIEYTPVESCLKGANVLLQTLLYIDEK